One window of the Triticum dicoccoides isolate Atlit2015 ecotype Zavitan chromosome 3B, WEW_v2.0, whole genome shotgun sequence genome contains the following:
- the LOC119279874 gene encoding probable histone acetyltransferase HAC-like 1, protein MNGWQRTLMNQQVGSAGLGVGGSGGMQDVVALAAAADPQFVRLRDMAREKIFKFLESLPLLPPWRPRLRALATRLEEILFRKYPTKMEYYKMTRRPMPQAMVFAVKTYTAQNRQYRQIQQSLRQIASSPGYGAMIPTSSIMQGASENSRMSYVTGNVGPLTSSADMVLQNANMDTSLPEGAFDGHVNTMLSLGTNPTPHDLSRASNNNMVTPRLDTSLSEANRFSPKVTQAHPTPIKNLPREPKFTCPVCISELVDASSTICGHIFCKKCIEASIQFQKKCPTCRTRLTMGNFHRIYLPTMD, encoded by the exons ATGAACGGGTGGCAGAGGACGCTGATGAATCAGCAGGTCGGCAGCGCTGGGCTTGGCGTTGGCGGCTCCGGCGGGATGCAGGATGTGGTGGCCCTTGCCGCCGCGGCCGATCCCCAGTTTGTGAGGCTGCGGGACATGGCCCGAGAGAAGAT ATTCAAGTTTTTGGAAAGTTTgccattgctgcctccctggcGGCCGCGCCTCCGGGCGCTCGCGACGCGGCTCGAGGAGATCTTGTTTAGAAAATACCCAACCAAG ATGGAGTACTATAAAATGACGAGGCGACCAATGCCACAAGCGATGGTGTTTGCTGTCAAGACCTACACGGCTCAGAACCGACAATATCGACAAATTCAACAATCGTTAAGGCAGATTGCATCTTCCCCTGGCTATGGGGCGATGATTCCGACATCCAGTATCATGCAAGGTGCAAGTGAAAATTCTAGAATGTCTTATGTGACGGGCAATGTTGGCCCTTTGACGTCTAGTGCAGATATGGTTCTGCAGAACGCCAACATGGATACCTCACTGCCAG AAGGAGCTTTTGATGGGCACGTGAACACAATGCTTTCTTTGGGGACAAACCCTACACCACATGATCTTTCTAGAGCGTCCAACAACAACATGGTAACACCCAGACTGGATACAAGCTTAAGTGAAGCCAACAGATTCTCT CCCAAGGTGACGCAGGCACACCCGACGCCTATCAAGAATCTCCCAAGGGAACCAAAGTTcacctgcccagtctgcatcagtgAGTTGGTTGATGCGTCGTCTACCATCTGCGGCCACATCTTCTGCAAGAAATGCATAGAGGCCTCCATCCAATTTCAGAAGAAGTGCCCTACTTGTCGTACGAGGCTGACCATGGGAAATTTCCACCGCATCTACCTCCCGACGATGGATTGA